DNA sequence from the Desulfosporosinus sp. Sb-LF genome:
ACTTTTCGTGGTTGACATTTAGGGGGACCTGCAGTACACTTAGTGACAGTTATATAGCCTTTAATGAAGTCCTGAGAGGCTTGGGAAGGCAGACGGAAGTGATTGAGGACTGTCTGCTATTCAGACAGTTTTTTTGTACATTTCGATCTAATCTGCGGACCGAAAGATAAGCCCTAGGGGGAAAGGAGTTTGAAAGCTTTGGAAGGAACAATTAAAAGCAAAATCTTAGATGCGGATGGGATTCGCCGAGCAATTATACGGATTGCCCATGAAATTGTGGAAAAGAATAAAGGGACAGATAAACTTGTCTTGGTCGGTATTCGTCGTCGAGGGGTGCCGATAGCGGAACGGATTCAACAATATATTGAAGAATTTGAAGGGGTAAAAGTTCCACTCGGAATTTTGGATATCACTCTTTATCGAGATGACCTAAGTACTATTGATGTCCATCCGGTCGTTCATGAAACCGATGTACCAGTGAGTATTGAGGGGAAGGCCGTGATTCTGATTGACGATGTTCTGTATACAGGGCGGACGGCTCGTGCAGCCTTAGATGCGACGATGGACATAGGTAGACCGGAGCGCATTCAATTGGCAGTACTCGTGGATCGGGGACATCGGGAATTACCTATTCGGGCAGACTATGTTGGTAAAAATCTACCCACTTCAAAGCGGGAGATTGTAGCGGTGCGATTGCAGGAAATAGATGGCGATGAGGATGTACTTTTGCTGGAGCGGGAAGATAATCATACGAATTAAATAAGACTTAACCCTTTAAATGCTATCCTGAGAGATGGCCAAGGGCGAGTAGGATATAGGCTTATGTCTATTTGAAGTCCTCTCCCTCTAGGGAAGAGGATTTTTTGATACCCACTTTAGGATTAAGCATAAAATCATAAGAGATAATAAGAGTTAACGAAGTTAGGGAGGTTTACTATGAAATGGCAGCGTAAGGATATTTTAGCGATAGAGGATATGAGCGTGGAGGAAATTCGTCATATTCTGCAGACTGCAAAAGCGATGAAGGGAATTTTGATGCGCCCGATCAAGAAATTGCCTACGTTAAAAGGAAAATCCGTCGTTAATCTTTTCTATGAAGCAAGTACTAGAACTCGAACCTCCTTTGAAATGGCTGGAAAAGTATTAGGGGCCGACACAACGAGTATTGCCGTTGCCCAGAGTAGTGTGAGCAAAGGGGAGAGCTTATATGATACCGCTAAGACGATTCAGGCGATGCGTGCAGACCTGGTAATCCTTAGGCATCCCAGCTCGGGTTCTGCGAATTTTTTGGCAGACATTCTTGATTCCTCCGTCATTAATGCGGGAGACGGTCAGCATGAGCATCCAACTCAAGCTTTACTGGATATTTTCACAATGGAGGAGCGCCTAGGAACACTTGAAGGTAAGAAAGTAGTCATCGTTGGAGACGTTTTGCACTCTAGGGTTGCTCGGAGCAACGCTTGGTGTCTCAGCAAAATGGGTGTTGATGTCACCTTTGTAGGCCCTCCGACGTTGGTTCCTGTTGAAATGGAGGGCGTGGGTGTTAAATTGACCCATGATCTAGATGGGGCTTTACCAGGGGCGGATGTAGTAATGGCTTTACGCCTTCAACTTGAACGCCAGAAAAGTGGGCTCTTCCCGAGTCTTCGCGAGTATAGCCATCTTTATGGCCTCACGGTAGATCGCCTAAAGAAAACTGGAAAACAGAGTATCGTATTACATCCTGGGCCAATGAATAGGGGCGTGGAGATCTCGGATGACGTGGCTGATGGTGTAGACGCATTAATCGAGCGACAGGTTACGAACGGTGTGGCCATTCGCATGGCTCTTATATATCTACTGATAGGAGGATCTAGCAATGTGGTGGCTTAAAGAAGTACGGGTCATTGACCCGAGTCAAATGATTTCGTCCGCCCGGGATGTTTTGATTAAAAACGGGAAGGTGTTAGAAATCTCTTCCTCAATGACAGAAGCAGAGGTTTTGGCAAAAGCACAAGGTGAACCAGTGGAAGCCATCGAGGGAAAAGGGAAATTTCTCTTTCCCGGGCTAATCGATGTACACACTCATCTGCGTGAGCCGGGACAAGAGGATAAAGAAGATATTTTAAGTGGCTCACGTGCCGCAGTGCGCGGAGGATTTACGACTATTTTGGCGATGGCTAACACTCTGCCCGTGATCGATAACCGAGCTTTGGTTGAATTTGTACGATTACAGGGGGAACGTGCAGGATATGCTCGAGTGCTACCAATTGGGACGGTTACTAAAGGGATGAAAGGTGAAGAACTGGCCGAAATGGCAGATATGAAAGAGGGGGGAGCAGCGGCCTTTTCGGATGATGGTAAAAACATTCAAAATGCTGAAGTGATGCGGCTTGCTCTAGAATATGCCAAATTGACCGGATTACCCATTATTAGTCATTGTGAGGATAAGAATTTAGCCGGAGAAGGTTTGATGCGTCGCGGTCTGGCGTCTGGTCGGATGGGATTAAGAGGGATTCCTGCGAGTGCTGAAAGTGTCATTGTTGCTCGAGATTTGCTCTTGGCCGAGGAAACGGGTGGAAAACTCCATCTTGCTCATATTTCTACCGCGGAGAGTGTTGACTTGATTCGAAGAGCTAAAGCACGGGGTGTTAATGTCACGGCTGAAGTAAATCCTCACCACTTAATTTTTTGCGATGAAGAGATAACTCTTACAGATACGGTGCTAAAGGTGAATCCTCCTTTGGGTTCCCGAGAGGATAGAGATGCACTTATTGAGGGACTCCGAGATGGTACGATCGATATGATCGCGACGGACCATGCTCCCCACACCCAGGCCGAAAAGGCGCGACCTTTTGCGGAGGCTCCGTTTGGCATAGCAAGTCTTGAGACCGCACTGAGCGCAGTTTGGCAGTATTTGGTGTTGCCAGGGCGGTTGTCTATGGATCGGGTGATCGAGGCCTGGAGTGTTGCTCCAGCACAGCGGTTTGGTTTGAGTGGAGGTTCGCTTAAAGCGGGAGCAGTCGCAGATATGGTACTCTTTGACCCGGATTTCCATGAGGAGATTGTTCCAGCTAAGCTGGTTTCGAAAGCGCGGAATACACCGTTTTTAGGTAAGACCTTACAAGGTTTTCCCGTCATGGTATGGGTGGAAGGCAGACTTGTGCAGAGAAATCGCACCGTAATATAACGTAATTTTAAGTAAATATTGATAGAAATAGGTATCAATATTAGTTGGCCTTTATAAGGCAAGATTAATGAACAAAATCAAGGGCCAGTTACAAAAATACTGAAACCTATATTAATAGGCTTATAGCATC
Encoded proteins:
- the pyrR gene encoding bifunctional pyr operon transcriptional regulator/uracil phosphoribosyltransferase PyrR is translated as MEGTIKSKILDADGIRRAIIRIAHEIVEKNKGTDKLVLVGIRRRGVPIAERIQQYIEEFEGVKVPLGILDITLYRDDLSTIDVHPVVHETDVPVSIEGKAVILIDDVLYTGRTARAALDATMDIGRPERIQLAVLVDRGHRELPIRADYVGKNLPTSKREIVAVRLQEIDGDEDVLLLEREDNHTN
- a CDS encoding aspartate carbamoyltransferase catalytic subunit: MKWQRKDILAIEDMSVEEIRHILQTAKAMKGILMRPIKKLPTLKGKSVVNLFYEASTRTRTSFEMAGKVLGADTTSIAVAQSSVSKGESLYDTAKTIQAMRADLVILRHPSSGSANFLADILDSSVINAGDGQHEHPTQALLDIFTMEERLGTLEGKKVVIVGDVLHSRVARSNAWCLSKMGVDVTFVGPPTLVPVEMEGVGVKLTHDLDGALPGADVVMALRLQLERQKSGLFPSLREYSHLYGLTVDRLKKTGKQSIVLHPGPMNRGVEISDDVADGVDALIERQVTNGVAIRMALIYLLIGGSSNVVA
- a CDS encoding dihydroorotase codes for the protein MWWLKEVRVIDPSQMISSARDVLIKNGKVLEISSSMTEAEVLAKAQGEPVEAIEGKGKFLFPGLIDVHTHLREPGQEDKEDILSGSRAAVRGGFTTILAMANTLPVIDNRALVEFVRLQGERAGYARVLPIGTVTKGMKGEELAEMADMKEGGAAAFSDDGKNIQNAEVMRLALEYAKLTGLPIISHCEDKNLAGEGLMRRGLASGRMGLRGIPASAESVIVARDLLLAEETGGKLHLAHISTAESVDLIRRAKARGVNVTAEVNPHHLIFCDEEITLTDTVLKVNPPLGSREDRDALIEGLRDGTIDMIATDHAPHTQAEKARPFAEAPFGIASLETALSAVWQYLVLPGRLSMDRVIEAWSVAPAQRFGLSGGSLKAGAVADMVLFDPDFHEEIVPAKLVSKARNTPFLGKTLQGFPVMVWVEGRLVQRNRTVI